The following are from one region of the Methanospirillum hungatei genome:
- a CDS encoding AAA family ATPase, which translates to MFWIEKYRPVSFDQILGQERVCEVLRRCAATKNLPHLVVSGPPGTGKSVSIETTLRELYGDSWQDNVTIFRTSDLMERGKSSLESDERFLHLYRSDESFLSNFKHIISSYASIRPINAEFKVMLFEDAQALSHDIQHALRRTMERYSGTCRFVFCTTQASSLIPPIKSRCLPLFFTPLSREIIRNCLNRIQEDIQTEKPVPEDEIGLIVAASAGDLRKAIMYLQVRIETNTPFNPDTLSRTDTQEEVCIALHAMKAKDVANAQKRLQDLMITQGLSGREIITTLLQVTEREYNDPAIVTRLADVDAKLTHAGNEYLQINAMVATIVAEVFS; encoded by the coding sequence ATGTTCTGGATTGAAAAATATCGTCCTGTCAGTTTTGATCAGATTCTGGGACAAGAGCGGGTTTGTGAGGTTCTCAGGAGATGTGCCGCAACAAAAAACCTCCCACATCTCGTAGTATCTGGTCCGCCCGGAACAGGTAAATCAGTCTCTATTGAGACTACGCTTCGGGAACTATACGGTGATTCCTGGCAGGATAATGTAACAATCTTCCGGACATCTGATCTCATGGAACGAGGAAAATCTTCTCTTGAATCAGATGAACGGTTTTTACATCTATATCGTTCTGACGAATCATTTCTTTCAAATTTCAAACATATTATCTCTTCATATGCTTCAATACGTCCTATTAACGCAGAATTTAAAGTCATGCTCTTTGAGGATGCCCAGGCACTATCCCATGATATCCAGCATGCACTTCGAAGAACGATGGAAAGATACAGTGGAACCTGCAGATTTGTCTTTTGTACTACCCAGGCTTCATCCCTCATCCCTCCCATAAAATCACGGTGCCTTCCACTTTTTTTTACTCCCCTATCACGTGAAATTATACGAAATTGTCTGAACCGAATCCAGGAAGATATCCAAACTGAAAAGCCTGTACCGGAAGATGAGATCGGTCTTATCGTTGCCGCATCTGCAGGAGACCTCCGAAAAGCTATCATGTATCTTCAGGTGAGGATTGAAACAAATACCCCTTTTAACCCAGATACACTCAGCAGAACCGATACTCAGGAAGAAGTATGTATTGCACTCCATGCTATGAAAGCAAAAGATGTTGCCAATGCACAAAAGAGATTGCAGGATCTCATGATCACTCAGGGTCTGTCAGGAAGAGAGATCATAACAACCCTTCTTCAGGTCACAGAGCGGGAATATAATGATCCTGCAATTGTCACCCGGCTGGCCGATGTAGATGCAAAACTTACCCATGCAGGGAATGAGTATCTTCAAATCAATGCCATGGTTGCAACAATAGTTGCGGAGGTGTTTTCATAA
- a CDS encoding cation:proton antiporter — translation MSPEGVISSIEFQMSLLLFVALAGYLLASRINQSAVIGEILVGLIVGPSILGLVTYTDFVSSIAHLGAIILLFVIGFEFNIREIFNVKYSIIAGFGVIIPWIGGYITAVLFHFDMQGAFFVGTALTATSIAITANVLREINQLQSDAAKAIIGAAVIDDVLSLLALAITEDFVSGSFTPEGVVFVFIKAIGFMAIFGLLGVSVISKLLMKLDQSRIAEKFPEFAFITAMMIAFFYAMVADLVGLSGIVGAFLAGVSMESVGLRHSKDLKEGAEYLQIIFASIFFVSLGILVDIHALTVDGIIFMLVLTVVAILTKVVGCAIPSRLIGICNRDSLIVGFGMSPRGEVAMIVALIGLTGGIIGQDIYAGIVFMSLLTTISTPIVYRNWLYRKNPCLSEGTE, via the coding sequence ATGAGCCCAGAAGGTGTGATCTCTTCTATTGAATTTCAGATGAGCCTGCTACTCTTTGTTGCTCTTGCTGGATACCTTCTTGCATCCCGAATAAACCAATCAGCAGTCATAGGGGAAATTCTGGTAGGCCTCATTGTCGGACCCAGTATTTTAGGTCTTGTCACCTACACGGATTTTGTAAGTAGTATTGCCCATCTTGGAGCAATTATTCTCCTGTTTGTAATTGGTTTTGAATTTAATATCAGAGAAATTTTCAATGTAAAATATAGTATTATTGCCGGATTTGGAGTTATCATCCCTTGGATAGGGGGGTATATTACAGCAGTTCTCTTTCACTTTGACATGCAGGGGGCATTTTTCGTTGGAACCGCCCTTACAGCAACAAGTATCGCTATTACTGCTAACGTACTTCGTGAGATCAACCAGCTTCAGTCGGATGCAGCAAAAGCAATTATTGGTGCTGCAGTAATTGATGATGTGCTCTCACTTCTGGCGCTTGCAATCACTGAAGATTTCGTTTCCGGTTCATTCACCCCAGAAGGAGTTGTCTTTGTCTTCATCAAGGCCATCGGATTTATGGCAATCTTTGGTCTTTTGGGAGTTTCAGTAATTAGTAAATTGTTAATGAAACTGGATCAATCCAGGATAGCAGAGAAATTTCCAGAATTTGCCTTTATAACCGCAATGATGATTGCGTTTTTTTATGCCATGGTAGCGGATCTCGTCGGTCTTTCCGGAATTGTTGGCGCATTCCTTGCAGGTGTTTCAATGGAGAGTGTAGGCCTTAGACATAGCAAGGATTTGAAGGAGGGTGCAGAATACCTGCAGATCATCTTTGCATCAATATTCTTTGTATCTCTTGGTATACTGGTTGACATTCATGCATTAACAGTTGACGGAATAATATTCATGCTGGTGTTAACGGTTGTGGCAATCCTGACAAAAGTGGTAGGATGTGCCATACCTTCCCGACTTATTGGTATTTGCAATCGCGATTCGTTAATTGTCGGTTTTGGAATGTCACCCCGGGGAGAAGTGGCAATGATTGTTGCATTAATCGGACTGACCGGAGGTATAATCGGGCAGGATATTTATGCAGGTATTGTTTTCATGAGCCTGCTTACAACTATCAGCACGCCGATAGTATACAGAAACTGGTTGTACCGGAAAAACCCTTGTCTTTCAGAGGGAACAGAATAA
- a CDS encoding class I SAM-dependent methyltransferase produces MKPSVEARVQSHYDDIADVYDQRYDHRERGRIYYDHIAGAVLSKIHHEGHLLDIGCGTGLFLDRYLKEGTNRTATGIDISPGMIKKAQERYPYLPYVVGNAEMLPFESETFDSISSLLAFSYLQNPGQSLHDCLRVLIPGGRLAVCTLGKNIFTSSLPALYSIGAKMKIRRVGVGSFAEHYYSAKEMYDLLDRAGFEEIEIFRCSFAHFNLAGPLFMIAKKVESFIEDNIPYLAYNLIAAGKKPEK; encoded by the coding sequence ATGAAACCATCGGTTGAAGCCAGGGTTCAGTCACATTATGATGACATTGCCGATGTGTATGATCAGCGATATGATCACCGGGAGCGAGGCAGAATATATTATGACCACATTGCAGGGGCCGTCCTCAGTAAAATTCATCATGAGGGACATTTACTAGACATCGGATGTGGGACAGGTCTTTTTCTGGATCGGTATCTTAAAGAAGGTACAAACCGGACTGCCACTGGTATTGACATAAGCCCAGGAATGATAAAGAAAGCCCAGGAGCGATATCCTTATCTGCCGTATGTTGTAGGAAATGCAGAAATGCTCCCATTTGAATCGGAAACGTTTGATTCAATCTCAAGCTTACTGGCATTTTCCTACCTACAAAATCCCGGACAAAGCCTTCACGATTGTCTAAGAGTATTAATTCCTGGAGGTAGGCTTGCGGTGTGTACCCTTGGGAAAAATATCTTCACATCAAGTCTTCCCGCCCTATATAGCATTGGAGCAAAGATGAAGATAAGGCGGGTAGGGGTTGGTTCTTTTGCAGAACACTACTACAGTGCAAAAGAGATGTATGATCTGTTAGATAGAGCAGGATTTGAAGAGATAGAAATATTCAGATGTTCATTTGCTCACTTTAACCTGGCTGGACCTTTATTTATGATCGCAAAAAAGGTTGAATCCTTTATTGAGGATAATATTCCCTATCTGGCATATAATCTGATTGCAGCAGGAAAAAAACCGGAAAAATAA
- a CDS encoding 4-phosphopantoate--beta-alanine ligase encodes MIPESHPRYRSLITRERLAASTKTGVVSLEGLTAHGRGEAFDYLLGEKTTESALRAEKIAAALLLVARHPVISVNGNTAALVAKEIAELQVISKARVEVNLFHRTDKRVKVISNLLKDQGITLVEGDVSRYIPLDHDRGLCHFDGMYSADVILVPLEDGDRAQALIAMGKKVIAIDLNPLSRTSKVATVPIIDEVTRAIPNITHFCKDLCSEEIQELTQTINGSEFIRDALEYIRERLLDVLD; translated from the coding sequence ATGATCCCAGAAAGCCATCCCCGGTATCGTTCACTTATTACTCGTGAACGACTGGCAGCATCGACAAAAACAGGAGTTGTCTCGCTCGAAGGATTGACAGCTCATGGAAGAGGAGAAGCCTTTGATTACTTACTTGGAGAAAAAACTACTGAATCTGCTTTACGAGCAGAAAAAATTGCAGCAGCCCTTCTTCTCGTAGCAAGACATCCAGTTATATCGGTGAATGGAAATACTGCAGCACTTGTAGCAAAAGAAATTGCAGAACTCCAGGTAATATCAAAAGCACGGGTAGAGGTAAACCTGTTTCATCGTACTGACAAACGGGTGAAGGTAATTTCAAATCTCCTGAAAGATCAGGGAATCACCTTGGTTGAAGGAGATGTATCCCGTTATATCCCGCTCGACCATGACAGGGGATTATGTCATTTTGACGGGATGTACTCAGCAGATGTCATTCTCGTACCTCTTGAAGATGGGGATCGGGCACAGGCGCTTATTGCCATGGGAAAAAAGGTAATAGCAATAGATCTAAATCCCCTCTCCCGGACCTCGAAGGTTGCAACCGTACCGATAATTGATGAAGTGACTCGGGCGATCCCAAATATTACCCATTTCTGCAAAGATCTTTGTTCTGAAGAGATTCAGGAGCTTACTCAAACCATCAACGGATCCGAATTTATCAGGGATGCCCTTGAATATATACGGGAGAGGCTTTTGGATGTTCTGGATTGA
- a CDS encoding response regulator has protein sequence MTRVLYIDDEKTLLTLTQIYLKEEANLDVEIADSADEGLTRLRSEQFDAIISDYDMPDMDGIELLKCVRSENPSIPFIIFTGKGREEVVIEALNNGADFYLQKGGDPKPLFTELAHAVRHLVRRNKAEDSAIQNEKNWTLTRSAIASYIADIESSTKALRDLHTDHPATQDQIRKILDRTNRILGELEPKPHITEK, from the coding sequence ATGACCCGTGTTTTATATATTGATGATGAAAAGACGTTGCTCACTCTGACACAAATTTATTTAAAAGAAGAAGCAAATCTCGATGTAGAAATTGCAGACTCAGCAGATGAGGGACTTACCCGGTTACGGTCTGAACAGTTTGATGCCATCATTTCTGATTATGATATGCCTGATATGGACGGCATTGAATTGCTAAAATGTGTCAGGTCAGAAAATCCATCTATTCCCTTTATCATCTTTACCGGTAAAGGAAGGGAAGAAGTGGTAATTGAAGCACTAAACAACGGGGCAGACTTTTATCTTCAAAAAGGAGGAGACCCAAAACCTCTTTTTACAGAACTTGCCCATGCAGTCCGGCACCTTGTCAGGAGAAATAAAGCAGAAGATTCTGCAATCCAGAACGAAAAGAACTGGACATTAACGAGATCTGCAATTGCATCATATATCGCCGATATTGAATCATCAACAAAAGCATTACGTGATCTCCATACTGATCACCCAGCCACACAGGATCAGATCAGGAAAATATTGGACCGGACAAATCGTATCCTGGGTGAACTTGAACCAAAACCACATATCACGGAGAAATAA
- a CDS encoding amylo-alpha-1,6-glucosidase, with translation MHFKGHQAMTSLLAHVPDQIWYGPERSHTALASSREFLMSEDTFFCSTSWAGNSRRHHGLFIDDGRIILSALHETINEISLLPGWWGERPPDEMLQYILSTRLYPVTQELSLQSALITKTIDLDHGLFVRWEVDGTADFTIRPLMIDRNIHACESDRSVFVTPVKDGYTWNKYHFRCQLPFTINHIPYYHARYPKDTIQGKDLTETLISPGYFSGTVTDASIELQVYPDCTIPPPSRVHTTQSPDLLTRASQLCLLNGGIIAGYHWFIQEWGRDTFISMPGLLLSRGKYREAEHLFRKFLKAQKGGLIPNCIPDSYNSSDAPLWLFWALFHYLQTHQNSPFVDEILPDLEALISAYPDTEITHLDKDLITVTSGTTWMDTPYTPREGKPVEINALWILALEICDYLEIDHPVSPKRVRSAYYAYWNENTGCLFDVLDPDDPSVRPNQLIALSLGLVPFDEGRKALARIRNDLLTPYGLRSLAPNSPGYLGTYTGDASYHNGMVWPWFISWYIDAQIQYGESPDRASRRLLPLWHYFFTEGAGMLPELFNGDFPHAPAGAICQAWSIAEFIRARNMVLSYNPQVSEEK, from the coding sequence GTGCATTTTAAAGGCCATCAGGCCATGACTTCACTTCTGGCACATGTTCCAGATCAGATATGGTACGGACCAGAGCGTAGCCACACGGCTCTTGCATCATCCCGTGAATTTCTGATGAGTGAGGATACATTTTTTTGTTCTACTTCATGGGCAGGAAATTCTCGTAGACATCATGGTCTTTTCATAGATGATGGACGAATTATCCTTTCAGCCTTGCACGAAACCATAAATGAAATCTCACTCCTACCCGGATGGTGGGGAGAACGACCACCAGATGAGATGCTTCAATATATCCTTTCAACACGACTTTATCCGGTCACCCAGGAATTATCTCTACAATCGGCCCTTATAACAAAAACAATTGATCTCGACCACGGCCTTTTTGTCAGATGGGAAGTAGATGGCACAGCCGATTTTACCATCAGACCACTTATGATCGATCGCAACATCCATGCATGTGAATCTGACCGGTCAGTATTTGTAACTCCGGTTAAGGATGGATATACCTGGAACAAATATCATTTCAGATGCCAGTTGCCATTCACTATTAACCACATACCATATTACCATGCCAGGTACCCAAAAGATACCATTCAGGGGAAAGATCTCACTGAAACACTTATCTCACCAGGATATTTTTCAGGGACCGTAACCGATGCCAGTATTGAACTCCAGGTGTATCCGGATTGCACCATCCCTCCACCTTCTCGTGTACATACCACACAATCACCTGATCTTTTAACCCGTGCATCACAACTCTGTCTTCTAAATGGAGGAATAATTGCAGGATATCATTGGTTCATTCAGGAATGGGGGCGTGATACTTTTATCAGTATGCCAGGACTTCTTCTATCGAGGGGGAAGTACCGAGAAGCAGAACATCTGTTTCGAAAGTTTCTCAAGGCTCAGAAAGGAGGACTTATCCCTAACTGTATTCCGGATTCATACAACTCTTCAGATGCTCCACTCTGGCTTTTCTGGGCTCTTTTTCATTACCTGCAGACACACCAGAATTCACCTTTTGTTGATGAGATTTTGCCAGATCTTGAAGCGCTCATATCTGCATATCCTGATACCGAGATAACCCATCTTGACAAGGATCTCATCACGGTAACTTCAGGTACAACATGGATGGATACACCATATACACCACGGGAAGGAAAACCAGTTGAGATAAATGCACTCTGGATACTTGCTCTTGAAATTTGTGATTATCTTGAAATTGATCATCCAGTATCACCAAAACGTGTACGAAGTGCCTATTATGCATACTGGAATGAAAATACTGGTTGTCTCTTTGATGTGTTAGATCCTGATGATCCCTCAGTCAGACCAAATCAACTTATTGCATTATCATTAGGTCTTGTTCCATTTGATGAAGGCAGAAAAGCACTTGCAAGAATACGAAATGATCTCCTGACACCATATGGTCTGCGTTCGCTCGCACCTAATTCACCCGGATATCTTGGAACCTATACTGGAGATGCTTCCTACCATAACGGAATGGTCTGGCCCTGGTTTATCTCATGGTATATTGACGCTCAAATACAATATGGAGAAAGCCCAGATCGTGCATCACGAAGACTTCTCCCCCTCTGGCATTATTTCTTCACAGAAGGAGCCGGGATGCTTCCTGAATTATTCAACGGTGATTTCCCTCATGCTCCTGCAGGTGCCATCTGTCAGGCATGGAGTATAGCAGAATTTATTCGAGCAAGAAATATGGTCCTTTCATATAATCCTCAGGTCTCTGAAGAGAAATGA
- a CDS encoding glycosyltransferase family 4 protein — MSGKRYKIAIFCWENLYGERVGGLSNAATYLAQALAKDYEVHFFTRGDGDFEMNGVYFHTYRPSGNNIVEYCADLSKGLVNRFYQFDNPAFDVIHFHDWHVTEALHLLQHRPTVFSFHSTEYGRNGNVHGDWWEYHEICSKEWYASLIARRCITVSWTLRSEVLSLYKTDPEKIHVIPNGVVKEQFDVSIDPGAIKTQFGLHYLTPLITYVGRMAYQKGPDILVDAIPLIREKHWNAAFIMAGGGGMRDWLIERTQGWPVQLPGFISDSEYVRLLHASDIVVIPSRNEPFGIILLEAWSANKPVVVSRVGGLAENVEHGINGLVVDPTPEGIAWGVNYYLDNQHDRIRLSRGGYNQVDRRFFWDSIKDQVMYVYLEAMN; from the coding sequence TTGTCAGGAAAACGATATAAAATAGCAATTTTTTGCTGGGAAAACCTTTACGGAGAACGGGTAGGAGGACTATCAAACGCAGCGACATACCTTGCCCAGGCTCTTGCCAAAGATTATGAAGTCCATTTCTTCACCAGAGGAGACGGGGACTTTGAGATGAACGGGGTATATTTTCATACATATCGCCCCAGTGGAAATAATATCGTAGAATATTGTGCAGATCTTTCAAAAGGGCTTGTTAATCGATTTTATCAATTTGATAATCCGGCCTTTGACGTCATTCATTTCCACGACTGGCATGTAACCGAAGCACTCCATCTCCTGCAACATCGCCCAACCGTTTTTTCATTTCACTCAACAGAATATGGGCGAAATGGAAATGTACATGGTGACTGGTGGGAGTACCATGAGATATGTAGTAAGGAGTGGTATGCAAGTCTTATTGCCAGGCGATGCATTACAGTTTCCTGGACACTTCGAAGCGAAGTACTCTCGCTCTATAAAACAGACCCAGAAAAGATACACGTTATTCCGAATGGGGTCGTGAAAGAACAATTTGATGTCAGTATTGATCCTGGAGCAATCAAAACACAATTTGGATTACATTACCTTACTCCATTGATTACATATGTAGGAAGAATGGCCTATCAGAAAGGTCCAGACATCCTGGTGGATGCAATCCCACTGATTCGGGAGAAACACTGGAATGCAGCATTTATTATGGCCGGCGGAGGAGGTATGCGGGACTGGCTTATAGAACGGACACAAGGATGGCCGGTTCAACTTCCTGGATTCATTTCTGATTCAGAATACGTAAGACTCTTACATGCCAGTGATATTGTCGTAATTCCGAGCAGAAATGAACCATTTGGAATCATACTTTTAGAAGCATGGAGTGCAAATAAACCAGTCGTCGTTTCAAGAGTTGGTGGACTTGCGGAGAATGTGGAGCATGGTATAAATGGACTTGTTGTTGATCCAACACCTGAAGGAATTGCCTGGGGAGTAAATTATTATCTTGATAATCAGCATGATCGGATCCGGCTTTCACGAGGTGGATATAATCAGGTAGATCGACGGTTTTTCTGGGATTCTATTAAAGATCAGGTTATGTATGTATATCTTGAAGCTATGAATTGA
- a CDS encoding type B DNA-directed DNA polymerase yields the protein MTHVKNDFIFDVSRTKYGVDLWIKNGETLSCTHHIVNPGFKISFPDMHQYYDLLDGLDEVYDVTPCTIRTIYGTEEGFHIQADRETALQIEEQTCYQAKLFNVDIRPEQFYCASTNQVVGGYANANRFSPDQIIELDLMKISCSENPHRSDHPGNISISMDTKKWFLEGSKKTLADDLFTIINDQDPDIILFPDYDTWSGIFYNAAHEYNLFNSFSRTGIFHTVSPRSYFSYGRMEHRLGAKIPEGRIIIDTRQSFMYREGDLRGIFLASRLSGLSPNLASRLTPGTLISTYEVYEALARGLAVPFRKSDAEANRNVRSMRLDYRGGYMLQPHPGIYADVTQLDFTSFYPSIIVKENLSPETLMNPNSEGFLPSVLKPILDLRQYTKLKKKTDPTYKGMDGVLKWMLVTCFGYTGYKNARFGRIEVHEEITRSATRILKECITLTEENGGKVLHAIIDCLFIKGGCIDSIQKRIEKHTKFHTECEYFDWVGFLPQNDGSGSFSSYFGRLTDGTMKMKGISINRRTTPPYVARMQTDMIEHLAQYPDARQLHHAREILHNLYTKYRHDLSSTDPEELIITRRIGKEKYKSHCIAQAVLDTYREYNVTIEPGMDASFLVRNEERLLVDPSWDPKGIDIRYYNRLLKKAYQEVSIATDNLNI from the coding sequence ATGACCCATGTAAAAAATGACTTCATTTTCGATGTCTCGAGGACGAAATATGGAGTAGACCTCTGGATAAAAAACGGTGAAACGTTATCCTGCACTCATCATATCGTGAACCCGGGTTTTAAGATCTCATTTCCGGATATGCACCAGTATTATGATCTCCTTGATGGACTGGATGAAGTATATGATGTCACACCATGCACTATCAGAACCATATATGGAACTGAAGAAGGATTTCATATACAAGCAGACAGGGAAACTGCATTACAAATTGAAGAGCAGACCTGCTACCAGGCAAAATTATTTAATGTAGATATTAGGCCTGAACAGTTTTATTGTGCAAGTACAAATCAGGTCGTTGGGGGATATGCCAATGCTAATCGGTTCTCTCCTGACCAGATAATAGAACTTGATCTGATGAAAATCTCCTGTAGTGAAAATCCTCATCGTTCTGATCATCCCGGAAACATCTCGATTTCCATGGATACAAAAAAATGGTTCCTTGAAGGTTCGAAAAAAACTCTGGCAGATGATCTCTTCACTATCATCAATGATCAGGATCCTGATATTATCCTGTTTCCGGACTATGATACATGGTCAGGGATCTTCTATAATGCTGCACATGAATACAACCTCTTTAATTCGTTCAGTAGAACCGGAATATTTCATACCGTATCTCCCAGATCATATTTTAGTTATGGGCGAATGGAACACCGGCTTGGGGCAAAAATCCCCGAAGGCAGAATCATCATTGATACCAGACAGAGCTTCATGTATCGTGAAGGCGATCTCAGAGGAATATTTCTTGCATCACGATTATCAGGTCTCTCCCCTAACCTGGCATCACGGCTGACACCAGGAACACTCATCTCCACATATGAAGTCTATGAAGCACTGGCACGAGGTCTGGCTGTTCCATTCAGAAAAAGTGATGCAGAAGCGAACCGGAATGTCAGATCCATGCGACTTGATTATCGCGGAGGATATATGCTGCAACCCCATCCAGGTATATATGCAGATGTAACCCAGCTTGATTTTACATCCTTTTATCCAAGTATCATCGTCAAAGAAAATCTATCACCTGAAACCTTGATGAATCCTAATAGCGAAGGATTTCTTCCCTCCGTCCTGAAACCGATTCTTGATCTCAGACAGTATACGAAATTGAAAAAGAAAACAGATCCAACATACAAAGGCATGGACGGAGTCCTGAAATGGATGCTCGTCACCTGCTTTGGATACACAGGATACAAAAATGCACGGTTTGGGAGAATCGAAGTACATGAAGAGATTACACGTTCAGCCACACGAATACTGAAAGAATGTATCACACTTACCGAGGAGAATGGAGGAAAAGTCCTTCATGCAATAATAGATTGTCTGTTCATCAAGGGAGGCTGTATTGATTCCATTCAAAAAAGGATTGAAAAACATACGAAATTTCATACCGAATGTGAATATTTTGACTGGGTAGGATTTTTGCCTCAAAATGATGGAAGCGGATCATTTAGTTCTTATTTTGGCAGACTGACAGATGGAACGATGAAGATGAAGGGTATTTCCATAAACAGAAGAACAACCCCTCCTTATGTTGCCAGAATGCAGACCGATATGATAGAGCACCTGGCTCAATACCCGGATGCCCGGCAACTTCACCATGCACGAGAAATTTTGCATAATCTCTATACAAAATACCGACATGATCTTTCCAGTACAGATCCAGAGGAACTGATAATTACCCGTCGGATTGGAAAAGAAAAATACAAATCTCACTGTATTGCTCAAGCAGTTCTGGATACATATCGTGAATACAATGTTACTATAGAACCTGGAATGGATGCCTCATTTCTGGTCAGAAATGAAGAACGACTCCTTGTTGATCCATCATGGGATCCAAAGGGGATTGATATCAGGTATTATAACCGACTTCTCAAAAAGGCTTATCAGGAAGTGAGCATCGCAACTGACAACCTGAATATATAG
- a CDS encoding glycoside hydrolase family 57 protein, whose amino-acid sequence MNQRFFLGFEVHQPYRLKKNFKPKLSGNYEDPMERYFDDANKEILLRVCNKCYEPATSIILDQLDDGFCCAFSLSGVLIEQMEKWAPDVLELFNQAARHKNVEMIGQTYFHSISSLFWTMEEFCNQVNLHRELLKDTFGVEPVIFENTEFLFDNRIAATVKDLGFKACLTEGVDNILEWRSPNYLYQCAGLPVIMRNFKLSDDIAFRFTCRDWEAWPLSADRYAYWISKTPGDFVPVFIDYETLGEHYWVESGILEFLRHLGPEIQRSDVQMIKPSEILSSPVRDEFSIPLPISWADAEKDGTAWIENRKQKNAFRAVQRAKTFCEDLHTWRCLQISDHFYYMSCKHGSCGEVHTYFSHQPEHEAFITYMDVLADFEERSIQQMEKKEFLYPLRSLPIDDAFYFSSPVGYTGHVAFDMDQFADMLQIVPADSISYHHQKGDLANWCRTVIKDEPLAQAIDRANNRQELILAADTRRHELWAALQ is encoded by the coding sequence ATGAATCAGCGTTTTTTTTTAGGTTTTGAAGTTCATCAACCATATCGTTTGAAAAAGAATTTTAAGCCTAAATTATCTGGAAACTATGAAGACCCGATGGAGCGCTACTTTGATGATGCCAATAAGGAGATACTTCTTCGTGTTTGCAATAAGTGTTACGAACCAGCAACCTCAATAATACTAGATCAACTCGATGACGGATTTTGTTGTGCTTTTTCCCTATCCGGAGTTCTCATTGAGCAGATGGAAAAATGGGCACCTGACGTTCTTGAACTTTTTAACCAGGCTGCCCGGCATAAAAACGTTGAGATGATTGGTCAGACCTATTTTCACAGTATTTCAAGCCTTTTTTGGACGATGGAAGAATTTTGCAACCAGGTAAACCTCCATCGTGAACTCCTGAAAGACACATTTGGTGTAGAACCAGTAATATTTGAAAATACAGAATTTCTTTTTGACAACAGAATAGCAGCGACAGTAAAAGATCTCGGATTTAAAGCATGTCTTACTGAGGGAGTAGACAATATACTGGAATGGCGCAGTCCTAATTACCTCTATCAATGTGCCGGTCTCCCCGTTATCATGCGAAATTTCAAACTATCAGATGATATAGCATTTCGTTTTACCTGCCGTGACTGGGAAGCATGGCCGTTATCGGCTGATCGGTATGCCTACTGGATCTCAAAAACTCCCGGAGATTTTGTGCCGGTATTTATTGACTATGAGACACTCGGAGAACATTACTGGGTTGAATCAGGTATCCTGGAGTTTTTAAGACACCTGGGTCCAGAGATCCAACGATCTGATGTCCAGATGATAAAACCCTCAGAGATCCTCTCATCACCAGTCCGAGATGAATTTTCCATACCTCTTCCGATTTCATGGGCTGATGCAGAAAAAGATGGTACTGCCTGGATTGAAAACAGAAAACAGAAAAATGCGTTTCGGGCTGTTCAACGTGCCAAGACCTTTTGTGAAGACCTGCATACCTGGCGGTGTCTTCAGATAAGTGATCATTTTTACTACATGTCATGTAAGCATGGATCATGCGGTGAAGTTCACACCTATTTTAGTCATCAACCCGAACATGAAGCATTCATCACATATATGGATGTACTAGCTGATTTTGAAGAGAGATCCATACAGCAAATGGAAAAGAAAGAATTTTTGTATCCGCTCAGGTCACTACCCATTGATGATGCATTTTACTTTTCAAGTCCGGTAGGATATACCGGTCATGTAGCATTTGATATGGACCAGTTTGCTGATATGCTGCAAATTGTTCCTGCTGATTCTATCTCATACCATCATCAAAAAGGCGATTTAGCAAACTGGTGCCGAACAGTTATAAAAGATGAACCATTAGCCCAGGCAATCGACAGAGCGAATAACCGCCAGGAATTAATTCTTGCAGCAGATACCAGAAGACATGAATTATGGGCTGCATTACAATAA